Proteins found in one Asterias amurensis chromosome 13, ASM3211899v1 genomic segment:
- the LOC139946222 gene encoding uncharacterized protein — translation MVPEIFKSASVTPIFKKRNNDPESLASYRPINNLPFLAKILEKVVAHQLSHHMSRNHLDEPYQSAYRKFHGTETALTRIQNDILVSMDQGKVAILVLLDHSAAVDALDHQILLERLQSHVDDTVLYVLASPTSDGVTMCTSLIERCCTDIKRWMNSNYMKLNTNKTELLVIGTPGHLNKVPAFNLNIGVDCVEASKQIKNLRVVFDRNMKMQTHIREVARNAMYHLHNITVKREVAKFQ, via the exons ATGGTACCTGAAATATTCAAATCTGCATCTGTTACTCCAATCTTCAAAAAGAGGAACAACGATCCCGAGAGTCTCGCAAGTTATAGACCTATCAACAATTTGCCATTTCTCGCAAAAATCCTCGAGAAAGTTGTGGCACATCAACTCTCACACCACATGTCACGAAACCATCTGGATGAACCTTATCAGTCTGCTTATCGCAAATTTCACGGGACCGAGACTGCTCTTACACGCATACAGAACGACATCCTAGTCAGCATGGACCAAGGGAAAGTTGCTATCCTTGTTTTGTTGGATCACAGTGCAGCTGTTGATGCTCTCGACCATCAAATCTTGCTGGAGAGACTACAGTCGCACGTCG ATGATACTGTCCTGTATGTATTAGCTTCACCAACTTCAGATGGTGTAACAATGTGCACTTCACTTATTGAGAGATGTTGCACTGACATCAAACGTTGGATGAACTCAAACTACATGAAACTCAACACTAACAAGACCGAGCTGCTTGTTATAGGTACACCTGGACATTTAAATAAAGTTCCTGCCTTCAACTTAAACATTGGAGTTGACTGTGTAGAAGcttcaaaacaaatcaagaatCTAAGGGTTGTATTTGACCGTAACATGAAAATGCAAACTCATATTCGTGAAGTAGCTCGTAATGCCATGTACCATCTACATAACAtca CGGTCAAGAGGGAAGTTGCCAAGTTTCAGTGA
- the LOC139946037 gene encoding uncharacterized protein: MAKPNVPVEDTCTEYLTDSNVDEARTVTSAAQPFQNQSTSLDEHTHQLQEMIRKLEKVGEITQEEIQALQTKTEALQGEIREVKERFVTAETKQEEAEAAALDMEKKREEIKAEKTVLQNQVEQLIIAQKNDEQNRTSVKKSYNKMIVDLRGVCRSQNSKLTMMEERLKEVEEENRQLKSKNNFLEETLFAVASKPDESNQLLCFSCKQPYSADSVMETECRFHPLPGLPPNSWHRWRPGPGEEFRKTKYKGHFYWPCCNTLSMRRPDGCCKGQHHQKWEMDVVMKRVMLSQETLEEMSRMEDTRII, encoded by the coding sequence ATGGCGAAGCCAAACGTCCCGGTTGAGGACACATGCACTGAGTATCTAACCGACTCCAATGTCGATGAAGCCCGCACTGTAACGTCAGCAGCTCAACCATTTCAGAATCAGTCAACAAGTTTGGACGAACACACTCATCAACTCCAAGAAATGATCAGAAAGTTGGAGAAAGTTGGGGAGATCACGCAAGAGGAGATTCAGGCTCTACAGACAAAAACAGAAGCTTTACAGGGGGAGATTCGAGAGGTCAAAGAAAGATTTGTAACTGCTGAGACAAAACAAGAAGAGGCAGAGGCAGCTGCTTTGGATATGGAGAAGAAAAGAGAAGAAATAAAAGCAGAGAAAACTGTTCTCCAAAATCAAGTTGAGCAGCTCATCATCGCGCAGAAAAACGATGAGCAGAATAGGACATCGGTCAAGAAATCCTACAACAAAATGATCGTGGATTTACGAGGGGTATGTAGATCCCAGAACAGTAAATTAACAATGATGGAAGAGAGGTTGAAGGAGGTCGAAGAAGAAAATCGTCAGCTCAAGTCAAAGAATAACTTCTTAGAGGAGACTCTTTTTGCTGTCGCTTCGAAGCCGGATGAGAGCAACCAGTTGTTGTGTTTCTCATGTAAGCAACCTTACTCAGCTGACTCGGTTATGGAGACCGAATGCCGGTTCCATCCCCTGCCGGGGCTCCCGCCAAACTCGTGGCATCGTTGGAGACCGGGACCAGGTGAAGAATTCCGCAAGACAAAGTACAAGGGTCATTTCTACTGGCCTTGCTGTAATACCCTCTCGATGAGACGCCCAGATGGGTGTTGCAAAGGGCAGCATCATCAGAAATGGGAGATGGATGTGGTGATGAAGAGGGTCATGTTGTCGCAAGAAACTCTGGAAGAGATGAGTCGAATGGAAGATACCCGAATTATCTAA